The nucleotide window GGTATTCGTAGTTGCCCGCGTAAGGGCGCATCCGTGGGAAGGCGATGGTGAAATTCGCCTTCCAGCAGTGCTTGTAGAGGTGCTCCAGATGCGCGGCGAGGGCCAGTGCTTCGAATTTCCAATCCGCCAGCCCGAACAACGCGCCAATGCCGATCCGGCGGAAGCCACCCGCATAAGCCCGTTCCGGGCAATCCAGGCGCCAGTCGAAGTTCTTCTTCGGTCCCGCAGTGTGGAGCTTCTGGTAGGTCTCGCGGTGGTAGGTTTCCTGATACACCACCAGCCCCTCGGCTCCGTGCTGCACCACCTCGGCATACTGGTCGTCCTCCATCGGCCCGATTTCGAGGGCGAGGGTGGGAATGAAGGGCTTCAGGGCGTCCAGACAGGCTTGGAGATAACCCTCGGACACGAACTTCGGATGTTCGCCCGCGACCAGCAGGACGTTGCGGAAACCGAGGCCGTGGAGGTGTTTCGCCTCCCGCACGACCTGTTCGATCGTAAGAGTGGTGCGCAGGATCGGATTGTCCCGGGAAAAGCCGCAGTAGGAGCAGTTGTTCACGCACTCGTTCGAGACGTAAAGCGGGGCGAACAGGCGCATGGTGCGGCCGAAGTGGCGGCGGGTCAGCACCTGGCTGCGGCGCGCCATCTGCTCGAGCACGGCATCGGAAACCGGTTCGATCAGGTCCGCGAACCGGCGCATCAGCGGCGTCGGTCGTTCGAGGAGTTCGGGAAAACGTTCGGAAAAGCCCATGGCCGGGGGAACCATGCGCCCCCGGGGGCGGCCCGTCAAAGGCGGATGCGCGGGCCGAGTGAGCTTGCCAATTTCCCGCCGCGCGGGTTTTCTGCCCGCGATCCCATGAACGACTCCGAAAAGATCGTCTGCAAACCGACCCCGTGGTTCCTGCTGAGGGCCTTGGTCATGCTCGCCATGTTCGGAGTCTTCGCGGTGCTTTTCTATCGCGATGGAAACATCGGCTACCGCCGCCAGAACGCGACGTACTATCTGCGCGAGGCCTTCATCAAGGCGGACCAGGAGTTCAAGGCGAAGGGGGAAAGCCTCACCCCGGCGGACTGGCGGAAGTATGCGGAGCAGCAGCCGGTCGAATTCATTTGGAAGGGCAAGGGGCAGGATGGATCGGTTCTGCCGCCGGAAGTGCAGCCGGGCATGAAGTGGCCGGAGCCCCTGCGCGATGCGGAAGCGATGAAGGCCAATCCCCAGTGGCAGCGCCGCTGGGAGGAATTCTCCGCGAAGTGGCCGGCATGGAAAATGGACTCCATCCCGCCGCACGAGCCCTTTGAGGCGGGCAAGATCCGCGAGCAGTGGATCGTCTTCGGGATCTGTGCCGCTCTCGCGGCGCTCGCCGCCTATTTCCTGCTCCGCACGATCGGCCGCAGCATTGTGGTGGATGGGGAGGCGCTCTACGTGCCCGGCGGGAAACGCATCCCCTTCGCCGATCTGAAGCGCCTCGATCTCCGGAAGTGGGAAACCAAGGGTCTTGCCTTCGCTGACTACTCCGGCAGCGCGGGTTCCGGCCGGGTCCGCATCGACGGACTTACCTATGGCGGCTTCAAGAAGGAGCAGGGCGAACCCGCCGAACAGCTCATGAAACATCTCCGTGCCCGCTTCTCCGGGGAAGTCATCGAGTATGCCCCGGTCTCTTCCGGCGAAGTTGACTCCCCCGCCGGAACCGATTGAAATCCCCCGGAGACCCATAGGTTTTTCGGGGTTGCCAAGCCCGGCCCCCCCCGATAAGCAGCCCCAACGTCAACTACCAACCAAGCAGCACATGTCTGACAAAAGCATTGAAGACCGCGTGAAGGACATCATCGTCGACCAGCTCGGTGTGAGCGCCGACCAGGTGACCTCTGAAGCCAAGTTCATCGAGGATCTCGGTGCCGATTCGCTCGACACCGTCGAGCTCGTGATGGCCTTCGAAGAAGAATTCGAAATCGAAGTCCCGGACGAAGAAGCTGAAAAGCTCCAGTCCGTTGGCGATGTCGTGACCTACATCAACTCCCAGCAGGGTTGATCGGTCCCGTCTGACCACTTTTCCCAAAAAGGGGCGGACTCCGGATGGTGTCCGTCCCTTTTTATTGCAATCCGCGCGGGACGATTGAAGTTGCGCCGCCCATGCACTCTCCGGACGACATCCAGTATGCGCTCGAGACGACCCGCGTTCTGCGCGAGCCGGACCGCCGCATCGATACGTTCGGGGACACCCGGTTCGAGTTCCAGCTGCTCAGCGAACTGATGGACCGCAGCGGCGAGGTGCGCATCCGCACCGGGCATCTGGAGGCCATGCGCCCGCGCATCATGCGTCCCAGCGCCTACAGCGAGATCGAGCTGGAGGGCTTCAACAACGATGCCCGCAAGCGACTGGATGCGATGGTGGAAAAGCTCCGTGCCGAGGGCAAGGACCTCGCTTTCCTGCAATACGGCTTCCAGTTCCGCCGCACCCAGGTCACCGAGGAGATCGTCCACGACCGCATCGAGGCCGTCCGCGATCGCGTGATGGAGGACATCCGCCGTACCGGAAATCCCGCCCGCGCGATCATCGAGGGCGTGGATGATGCCTGGGAGGTTTCGCTTTTCAAATTCGCCTTCGAGATGATTCTCCGCTCGCAGGACATCAACGCGTTTGACTTCAAGCGCCGGGGATTGCTCTGATCGCCACGCGACCTTGCCATGCGGATCTGGACGTTTTTCAAGCTGCTTGCCGCCCTCGCCGTGCTCGGCGTGCTCGGCCTCACCGGGGGCTTGATCTATCATATCACGGTCAAGCCGCTCCCGTTGTTCAGCAAGTACGTCCCGAACCCCTCCGATGTGGTCGCGAAGGGTTCCGAGAACGACGTTGCCAAGATGCTCGAGTCCAGCGAGATGCCGGATGTCGAGCCGGGCGAGGTAGCCTATCAGAAGGCCGTCGAGTTGATCGCCATGGGGAATGTCCCCGAGGCCCGCGAGAAACTGGAGACGGTGGTGAACGTCTATCCGTCCTCCGCCTCCGCGCCGGACGCCCGCCGCATCGTCGGCGAGATCAATCTGGATGAAATCCTGTCCCCGGATTTCAAGGACGGGAAGGTCACCTACGATGTAACGAGGGGGGACTCCTACCTGAAGATTTCCGAGAAGACCCGCTGCTCGCTGGATTGCATCATGATGCTCAACGGCCTCACCGATTTCGGCGGCCTGCATCCCGGGGACGACCTGATCGTGCTGCCGCTGGATTTCCGCATTCTCATCGAGCCTCAGAAAAAGAGCCTGTCGCTGTGGCAACTTGTCCAGAAGGGCGGCCAGCCGCCGCTGGCGAAGTTCGTGAAGGACTATCCGATCATCTACGTCCAGATCCCCTCCAACATGGCGGCTCAGAAGACCGTCATCGACTCGAAGGCGGGCTATTTGGACGGAAAGAAGCTGGTGCCCGGCAACAAGGGCTACCGCCAGTCCGAAAAAATCCTCCATCTGGCCAAGATCAACATCCAGATCCGCCCGTTGGCCGGTGGATCCGACCGGGATACCGTCCTTCCCCGCGGCCTCTATCTGAAGCCCTCCGACATGGAGGAACTGAACCTCCTCACCCGTACGGGGAATGAGGTGGAAATCCGCCCCGCCACCCGCTAGCCTTCCCCACGCCCATGCAGCTCCTGGAATTCGAAAAGCCCGTCGCCGAACTCGAACGCGAACTCGAGAAACTTCGCACCAAGGCGGCTTCACAGAATATCGACATGTCGGCGGAAATTGAGACGATGGAGGGCAAGCTCGCCGACACGCGCCGGTCGATCTACGAAAACCTCACGCCGTGGCAGCGCGTCCAGATCGCACGCCACACGAACCGCCCTTTCATGCTCGATTACGTCTCGCTGGCCTTCACCGATTTTTCCGAGCTGCACGGAGACCGCCACATCGGCGATGATCTCTCGATGCCCGGTGGGTTCGCCCGCATCGGCGGCAAGCGGGTGGTGGTCCTCGGCCATCAGAAGGGTCGCGACACCAAGGAAAACCTCAAGCGCAACTTCGGCAGCGCCCATCCGGAAGGCTACCGCAAGTCCCTCCGCCTGATGAAGCTGGCGGAGAAGTTCGGCCTGCCGGTCATCGCTCTCATTGACACTCCGGGAGCTTTCCCGGGCATCGGTGCGGAAGAGCGGAACATCGCCGAGGCGATCGCCTACAATCTCCGCGAGATGATGCTCCTCAAGGTGCCGGTCATCGCCGTCGTCCTCGGTGAAGGTGGTTCCGGCGGTGCCCTTGGCATTGGCGTGGCGGACCGAGTCCTGATGATGGAGAACGCTTATTATTCGGTCATCAGCCCGGAAGGTTGTGCGGCGATCCTCTGGAAGCACCGCAAGCACGCTCCGGAAGCCGCCGAGGCCATGAAGCTCTCCGCGCCGGATCTCAAGAAGCTCGACTTGATCGATGACGTGATCCACGAGCCCACCGGTGGCGCGCATCACGACCACCAGGCCACCGCCGCCAATTTCCAGGCGGTCGTGCTGAAGCATCTGGAGGAACTCTCCAAGCTGCCCGTGGATGTCCTCCTCGACCGCCGTTACGCGAAGTTCCGCGCGTTCGGGGATTGGCAGGGGAAGTGAGCCCAAGCCAACTATCGTCGGGCCTCGACGTCATCTCTTGGCCACGGAGTGGCTTGAGGAAAAACCGGACTAACAGGCCTTTTAGTCAGCCGACGTCGAGTCGTTGGTTGGCTCTTCTTCTTCACTACCATCATCGGCCGCCACCGGTAGCTCATCCAGCAGTCCTTTGTAGGACTTCTCATCGAATCCCCGGCGCTTGCGATAGGCCGCGTCCATTTCCTGTCCGAGGCACAGCGCGATCTGCTCCTTCGCCTCTGCCTCCGGTACGTTGAGCTTCAGCAACCGCTCAAGGGTCTTTGCCACGTATTTCGTTTGTGGCGAAGTGAGCTGCTGTTCTACGGCGGCGAGGAGTTCCGGTAGGAGATCGTCGTTCATGAGCTGAGTTTGCACGGCATTCGCCGCTTGGGAATGAAACTCGATCACGCGACGGCACCGAGACCCGGTCCGGTGAGTTGCTTGGTCGCCAGCTTGCCGTCCCGCGTGTCGAACAACCCGGGAAACTTCGCGGTCCATGCGGCATTCGCGGATGGCACGTATTCGCGGGCGTTGCTCTCGATGGTGGAGAGACCGGGAATGTGCGACGCGATTCCGGCGGAGTGGATGAGCGAAGCTCCCGGACAAGTGAGATCCTGCACGCAGAGGAACATGTCATATTTCTTCCCGGCGGCGGCCATCAGCATGGCGTGGGATTGGCCCTTGCAAGCCTTCAGGCAGGCACCGGTATAGCCCATTTCGCGGGATAGCATCAGGTTCTCCAGATCGGTCAGGGATTCATCGATCACCACTGGGCGCAACTTGGCTGCTTCGTGCATGACATTGCCGCGATCCGCACGCAGGTCTCGTTTGGTGGGCTGCTCCAGATACAGGATGCTCTCGAATCCCTGCGGGGCCTGCTCCTTCACTTTGCGGAGATACTCCAACAGGTAGTCCACGTTCGGGCAGTGCTCGTTGAAGTCGCAGCAGTATTTCCATTCCACATCCGGACGGGTTTCTCTCGCCACCCGGTCGATTGCTACGGTGCGGGCGATGTCCCATTCGAGATTCTCACCCTGGAGCTTGATCTTGATGCGCTGGAGGCCATCCCGCTTGATCCATTCGCCGAGTGTTTCCGGCAGGCCGTCGTTGACCCGCTCCTTGAGTTCGTCCGGCGTGACGGGATCGAGGCCGCCCACCGAGTGGAACAGCCACACCCAGTCACGCGGGGTGGGAGAAACGTAACTGGCGAGCGATTCGCCTTTGAAATCCGCATTCAGATAGCGCGGGAGATCGTAGCCCATCAGCTCTCTGGAATAGGTCTGATAGCAGTTCAGCCCGAGAATCTTGCCGAAGGCATCGTGCAGCGCCGCGTCAAACGGGCTCGCGGTCACCTGCGTGCAGAGCTTCGGGACCGGTGTGGCCAGCGCCAGATCGCGGGACACATCCGCAGCGGCTTTCAGATACTCGGGTTCGAGCGTGTGATTGATCTCGATCGGATGGGTGGTGCCTTTGAATTCTCCGGTGATCTTCGCGATCCGCTTGGCCAGCTCCCGCATCGCGTTGAGCGTGGTTTCGTAGGACATCGCTGTGGACGGGAATGACCAGACGTTGCCCATCGGCATCGAGCCGAAACCCTTCGCCGTTTTTCCCGCGGCATTCGATACCTCCACGGTCACATTGAGCAGGGTCACACGGTCCACCGCCGTGCCGCCGAACTTGTAGGGCGTGCGGTATTTGAAGTCCTCGAACGCCATCTCCACTTTCTCGATCCGTATGCCATTGGACGGCGTGCCGGGGATGATGGCGGGAGCCGCCATGACCCGTCCGGCGAAAGACAGCAAGGGTGCCGATTTCAGGAAGCGTCGGCGGGACCACGATGAGCACATGATGGGAAAATTACGCCGGAAAACCGGGTGTATATCCAGATAAACCCACGAAATCCAACATTCGTGACGGGCCCCTTTGTCGCTGCGAATCTTGCGGTCGGAGCTTTCCCGCGCTGGACGCCCGCCCTCCGGGACGTTAAACGCCCGGCATCATGGCGAAGAAACCGGTGGTGCTCATCATTCGTGACGGCTGGGGTGTGAACCCCGGAGGAAAGGAAACCGCGAAACGCGACGGCAATGCGACGTTGCTTGCGAACACCCCCTTCCACGATATGGCGCTGGAAAAGTATCCGAAGGGCCTCGTCAGCGCGTCCGGTCTCGATGTGGGCCTGCCGGCCGGCCAGATGGGTAATTCCGAAGTGGGCCATCTCAATCTTGGCGCGGGCCGCATCGTCTATCAGGATCTCACCCGCATCAACAAGGCCATTGAGGAAGGCACCCTCGCGACCAACCCGGTGTTCGTGGAAGCTCTCGAAAAAGCGAAGGGCAGCCGACTGCATCTCATCGGTCTCGTTTCGGATGGCGGTGTTCACAGCCATCTCGACCATCTCATTGCGATCACCAAGCTGGCCGGAGCCGCAGGCGTGAAGGACATCGCCATCCACGCGATCACCGACGGCCGCGACACTTCGCCGACCGGTGGCGAAGCCTACCTTTCCAAGTTGGAAGACGAAGTCAGCCCGGTGGGCGCGCGCATCGTCACCGTGACCGGCCGCTACTTCGCGATGGATCGCGACAAGCGCTGGGAACGCACCAAGCTCGCCTGGGATGCCATCGTCCACGGCCATGGTGAGGAGCGTCATGTGCTCGCCAGCGAGGCGGTGGCCGATTGGTACCGCCAGGACAAGACGGATGAATTCCTTCCTGCGATGGTTTTCACCAAGCCGAACGAGGAACTGGTCCGCGATGGCGATGTGGTCCTGTTCTTCAACTTCCGCGCCGACCGTTCCCGCCAGCTTTCCGAGGCGTTCCTGCGTCCGGATTTTTCCGGCTTCGACCGCGGGCATGTGCCGAAGGTCCACTACGTGACCCTCACCGAGTATGACGAGACCTACGGCGTGCCGGTGATCTTCGGCTCCCAGTCGATGGCGATGGTGCTCGGCGAGACCGTGGCGAAGGAAGGCAAGACCCAGCTCCGCATCGCGGAAACCGAGAAGTATCCGCACGTGACCTATTTCTTCAATGGCGGCGTGGAGCAGCCCTTTGAAGGCGAAGACCGTTCGATCGTGCCCTCGCCGAAGGATGTGCCGACCTACGACTTCAAGCCGCAGATGAGCGCGCCGGAAGTCACGCGCATCGTGTTGGAGAAGCTGCCGGACTACGATCTTGTGATCCTGAACTTCGCGAACCCGGACATGGTCGGTCACACCGGTGTGGTGGAGGCGGCTATCAAGGCCTGCGAGGTGATCGATGCCAGCGTGCAGGCGATCGTGGAAAAGACGCTGTCGCTCGGCGGCAAGCTGATCCTCACCGCGGACCACGGCAACTGCGAGTACATGCGCAATTCGGATGGCTCCCCGCACACGGCTCACACCACCAATCTCGTTCATGCGATCTACGTGGCGGAAGATGCGGACGAGTATCACGTGAAGGACGGCATCCTTGCCGACATGGCACCGACGCTCCTTGAGATGCTCGGCCTCGTGAAGCCGAAGGAGATGACCGGCAGCAGCCTGTTGCAGAAGAAGTAGCGGCTCATTGCTGCAACCGGACCGCGGGCTGAAGTCCGCGATCCGGTTGTGTTGAGCAGTTTCAATAGTCCGCCACCGGACTACCGCTCTTCACGGAGCTTTCCGGCACGGTGGCGGATAGTTTTGCGATCTCGTCGCAGGTCTCCTGCCATTTCTTTTCGGTGAAGGTCATCGGTGCGACGAGCTTCTTGCGGAACTTGGTCACGCGTTTCAGCGCTTCGTCGACCGTGTGGATCGGCAGCGTTTTCAATGCCTCCACTGCAGTGTCCGCGGTCTGGATCTGATGGCAGATCATCGCGAGGTCGTTGCCCGCTTCGATCGCGCGACGGACATCCTCGCCTCGACCGTAGCGCTTGGTGATCGCACCCATGTCGAGGTCGTCGGTGAGGACCACGTGTTTGTCGAATCCGAGCTGATCGCGGAGGAACGAGGTGATGATGCGTTTCGACATCGAGGCCGGATGATCCGGATCGATGTTGGGGAATTCCACGTGCGCAAGCATGATGGAGTCCAGCTCCGGCATCAGCGCGGTGTAGGGGATCACGTCCTCGCGCAGAAGCTCGGCCAGCGTTGCGTCCGATGAGGGCAGATCGTGGTGCGGATCGGAAAGCGCACGCCCGCAGGCCGGGAAGTGCTTGCCGCAGGACTTCACGGAGCGTTTGCGGAGCCAGCGGTTCCACATGCCCGCGTGGTCGATCACACGCTGCGGGTCACGGCCCCAGCAGCGGCCGCGCAGGGAATTCTGGACTTCCGGGTGATGATCGAGATCGAGCACCGGAGCGAAGTTCAGGTTGAAGCCGAGCAAGCGCAGTAGATCGGCGGTCAATGCGCCCGCATTGGCGATGGTCATCGGATTGCCTTGGGCGGCGAGATCGGTGGCGGAAGGCAGGGCGGGCGCGATGTCCTTCGTGCGCGTCACCCGGCCACCTTCCTGATCGATGGCCAGGATCGGATCGTCGTAGGAGAGCGAACGCAGGTCGTCGGTGAGCTTCCGTGTTTGCTGCGGGGAGACGATGTTCCGCGTGAAAAGGATGTAGCCCGCAGGCTGGAGGCGGCGGAACAACGCGGCTTCGTCCGGAGTCAGTTCAGGACCGGAAACACCGAGGAGCAGAAGCGAGCCGTGCATGAGGCGACGATAGCGGCATCCGGGGCATTGGAAAGTCAAGGAGTGTAGCTGAAAGCTCCGCTTTCAGAATGTAGGGGGAAGCTCCAGCTTTCCCTCTTCGGGGGAGTAGAATCGTTTGGCCCAACCGCCCGCCTGCCGGAGACAATTCGAAAGCGGAGTTTTCGACCACCCTTACGTGAAGAACCACCGCGTGAGATGGAAAAACACCGGCGCGGCGAAGCACAGCGAATCGATGCGGTCCATCATGCCGCCGTGACCGGGAATGGAGGCGCCGTAGTCCTTTACGCCGCGGTCGCGCTTGATCGCGGACATCACCAGCCCCCCGCAGAACCCCATGACCACGATGGCGGCGGACATGCCCGCGGCTTGCAGGAAAGTGAATGGCGTGCTCCACCACAGGCCCGCGCCAAGCAAGGTGGCGCTGAGTCCGCCGCCGACAAAGCCCTCGATGGTCTTGTTCGGGCTCACTTTCGGCACGATCGGATGTTTTCCGAACAACTTGCCGAAGACGTACTGCATCACGTCCGAGATCTGGGTCACGAAGACGAGGAAGAACAGCAGCTTGGCATTCTGTGCCGGATTTTCCGCCGAGTAGCCGGGGATCTGGAGGAACCACAGCAGGGCGGGGGCGTAGCTGGTGAAATAGACGCAGACCATCAGCCCCCACTGGATCTTCGAGGTGCGTTCCAGAAAGCGTTCGGTTTCACCCGCGATCGCCGCGCGGATGGGAATGAACAGGAATGCATACACCGGGATCAGAACGACAAAAAGGCCGTACCAACGGCTTGCCAGCGTCCAGTATTGCAGGGGCAGGATCAGGAAGAACGCCCAGGTCAGAGCACGGTGGTCGCCTTGGCGGGTGGGCGTGAGCGTGATGAACTCGCGCAGCGCGAGGAACGAGGTGAAGGCGAACATGAACACCGGCGCGAGACGGCCGATGGCCAGGGCGGTGCCGAAGACCGCGCACATGATCCACCACGCGCGGATGCGGGCGTTGAGATTCCGCACCACCTTGCGGCGGCTGAGTGTGGTGATGCGGGCGTGCAGGATGCCGCCGATGATCGAGGCGATGGTGAGGATGCCGATCATCCCGCCGAAGAGCCACAGCGTCTGGTGGTCGAGGTTCATAGCGGCTTGAGGGCGAGGACGGCGTTGCGGGCGCGGAGCATGAAGTCGTTCTTGGTTTCGTCCGGCAGGAGCTGGAGCGGTTTGCCGAAGTTCACGGAGCAGAGGATCGGCACGGGGAGGAACTCGCCCTTCGGCAGCACGCGGTTGAGGTTCTCGATGAACACCGGGACCAGTTCGACCTCCGGGCGTTCCTTGGCGAGATGGTAGAGGCCGGGCTTGAACTCGCTCATCTCGCCGCTGGGATTGCGGGTGCCTTCCGGGAAGATGATCAGGGATGAGCCCTGCCCGAGCGCGGTGAGCATCGGTTCCAGCGGATTATTCTCGCGGCTGACTTTCTTGCGCTCGATCAGCACGGCGCGGAACACCCGGTCCGCGAGCCAGCGGCGGATGGGATCACCCTTCCAATAGTCCTGCGCCGCGATGGGGCGGGTCTTGCGGCGGATTTCGTCCGGGAAGGAGGCCCACAGCAGCACGAAGTCGAGATTGCTGGTATGGTTGGCGAAGTAGATGCGCTGCTTTTCTTCGTCCGGATCACAGCCACGCCATTGGGCGCGGGCACCGGTGAAGAGACGGGCGAAGGAGGCGATGGCGGACGCGATCATCGGGATTTCTGATACATGCGGCCGATGCGCAGCACGGCGGTGATGGCGGTGAGCGCGGCAATCAGCCACAGCGCCCATTCAAGCACCGGCCACGCCTGTTTGCAAAGGAGCACCACCGCTTGGGCGATGAGGCCGACTGTCAGCAGGAACATCCGGTGCGGCTTCGCGCACGGACCACCGAAGTCCTGGCCTTGTCCGAGAGATGCGCCGAACGCCCGCACGTAGGCGGTGAAGACCGCGAGCAACGCGCACAGCCAGCCAACGGTGGTGTTGCCACAGGCGTAACCGGCGCCGACCAGGAACATCGAGTCCTCGATGCGATCCGGGATCTCGTTGAAGAGGTCGCCGCCCTTCGATTTCAAGCCGCCTTCCACCGCGACCAGCCCGTCCATCATGTTGCACATCAGGCGCGCCTGCACGCACAGCGCGGCGAGAACCAGAGCGGCCCATGCCGGGAGCCCGCCGTGGTGATACCACCAGAGGACGCCGAACGCCGCGGCGGCGAAGACAATGCCCACGGCGGAAATCGTATTCGGCTTCACCCTCGCCCGCACCAGAAGGCGGGCAAAAGCCTGCACCCATCCCAGAGATCGGGACTTCAACGGCCGACGGTCTTCAGCAGGTTCCATGGACAAGGCAAACTAACAGCCTTTGCCGGACATGGAAATAAAATGGAAGGTGGGAATCTTCAGCTGCGATTAATGGAACAACAGTTCCCGCAATTTCCGTGTGGCGGCAATCCGATCGATTTCCCCGGCAGCTACTTTCATGGTGAGGTCTTCCCACTCCTGGCTATCTGCGGAGGTGGCATGGCCATTGATACGGAGGAATACGATGCATGCACCGAGGGCGACACGCTTGTTCCCATCGATGAAGGGATGATTGCTGCAAAGATAGTAGAGGTAGGCCCCGGCGACCTCTACCGTGTCTCCGTAAACGGACTTGCCTCCGAATCCCGCTTGCGGAGCCGCCGCCGCAGATTCCAAGAGAGCAATATCCCGGATGCCAGATGCTC belongs to Luteolibacter ambystomatis and includes:
- the thiH gene encoding 2-iminoacetate synthase ThiH yields the protein MGFSERFPELLERPTPLMRRFADLIEPVSDAVLEQMARRSQVLTRRHFGRTMRLFAPLYVSNECVNNCSYCGFSRDNPILRTTLTIEQVVREAKHLHGLGFRNVLLVAGEHPKFVSEGYLQACLDALKPFIPTLALEIGPMEDDQYAEVVQHGAEGLVVYQETYHRETYQKLHTAGPKKNFDWRLDCPERAYAGGFRRIGIGALFGLADWKFEALALAAHLEHLYKHCWKANFTIAFPRMRPYAGNYEYQTDDNLLLRDRQLVQVMTAFRQLFPQVGIVVSTRESPTFRDAIAGLGTTHMSAGARTEPGGYTGAGHDDVHLTVKGRRVELERKSGCEKATEQFQISDDRTPAQVAAMLRAQGLDPVWKDWDEAILSTPQAAAATV
- a CDS encoding acyl carrier protein, producing the protein MSDKSIEDRVKDIIVDQLGVSADQVTSEAKFIEDLGADSLDTVELVMAFEEEFEIEVPDEEAEKLQSVGDVVTYINSQQG
- a CDS encoding LysM peptidoglycan-binding domain-containing protein; protein product: MRIWTFFKLLAALAVLGVLGLTGGLIYHITVKPLPLFSKYVPNPSDVVAKGSENDVAKMLESSEMPDVEPGEVAYQKAVELIAMGNVPEAREKLETVVNVYPSSASAPDARRIVGEINLDEILSPDFKDGKVTYDVTRGDSYLKISEKTRCSLDCIMMLNGLTDFGGLHPGDDLIVLPLDFRILIEPQKKSLSLWQLVQKGGQPPLAKFVKDYPIIYVQIPSNMAAQKTVIDSKAGYLDGKKLVPGNKGYRQSEKILHLAKINIQIRPLAGGSDRDTVLPRGLYLKPSDMEELNLLTRTGNEVEIRPATR
- a CDS encoding acetyl-CoA carboxylase carboxyltransferase subunit alpha, with product MQLLEFEKPVAELERELEKLRTKAASQNIDMSAEIETMEGKLADTRRSIYENLTPWQRVQIARHTNRPFMLDYVSLAFTDFSELHGDRHIGDDLSMPGGFARIGGKRVVVLGHQKGRDTKENLKRNFGSAHPEGYRKSLRLMKLAEKFGLPVIALIDTPGAFPGIGAEERNIAEAIAYNLREMMLLKVPVIAVVLGEGGSGGALGIGVADRVLMMENAYYSVISPEGCAAILWKHRKHAPEAAEAMKLSAPDLKKLDLIDDVIHEPTGGAHHDHQATAANFQAVVLKHLEELSKLPVDVLLDRRYAKFRAFGDWQGK
- a CDS encoding mandelate racemase/muconate lactonizing enzyme family protein, with amino-acid sequence MAAPAIIPGTPSNGIRIEKVEMAFEDFKYRTPYKFGGTAVDRVTLLNVTVEVSNAAGKTAKGFGSMPMGNVWSFPSTAMSYETTLNAMRELAKRIAKITGEFKGTTHPIEINHTLEPEYLKAAADVSRDLALATPVPKLCTQVTASPFDAALHDAFGKILGLNCYQTYSRELMGYDLPRYLNADFKGESLASYVSPTPRDWVWLFHSVGGLDPVTPDELKERVNDGLPETLGEWIKRDGLQRIKIKLQGENLEWDIARTVAIDRVARETRPDVEWKYCCDFNEHCPNVDYLLEYLRKVKEQAPQGFESILYLEQPTKRDLRADRGNVMHEAAKLRPVVIDESLTDLENLMLSREMGYTGACLKACKGQSHAMLMAAAGKKYDMFLCVQDLTCPGASLIHSAGIASHIPGLSTIESNAREYVPSANAAWTAKFPGLFDTRDGKLATKQLTGPGLGAVA
- the gpmI gene encoding 2,3-bisphosphoglycerate-independent phosphoglycerate mutase — translated: MAKKPVVLIIRDGWGVNPGGKETAKRDGNATLLANTPFHDMALEKYPKGLVSASGLDVGLPAGQMGNSEVGHLNLGAGRIVYQDLTRINKAIEEGTLATNPVFVEALEKAKGSRLHLIGLVSDGGVHSHLDHLIAITKLAGAAGVKDIAIHAITDGRDTSPTGGEAYLSKLEDEVSPVGARIVTVTGRYFAMDRDKRWERTKLAWDAIVHGHGEERHVLASEAVADWYRQDKTDEFLPAMVFTKPNEELVRDGDVVLFFNFRADRSRQLSEAFLRPDFSGFDRGHVPKVHYVTLTEYDETYGVPVIFGSQSMAMVLGETVAKEGKTQLRIAETEKYPHVTYFFNGGVEQPFEGEDRSIVPSPKDVPTYDFKPQMSAPEVTRIVLEKLPDYDLVILNFANPDMVGHTGVVEAAIKACEVIDASVQAIVEKTLSLGGKLILTADHGNCEYMRNSDGSPHTAHTTNLVHAIYVAEDADEYHVKDGILADMAPTLLEMLGLVKPKEMTGSSLLQKK
- the nagZ gene encoding beta-N-acetylhexosaminidase, producing MHGSLLLLGVSGPELTPDEAALFRRLQPAGYILFTRNIVSPQQTRKLTDDLRSLSYDDPILAIDQEGGRVTRTKDIAPALPSATDLAAQGNPMTIANAGALTADLLRLLGFNLNFAPVLDLDHHPEVQNSLRGRCWGRDPQRVIDHAGMWNRWLRKRSVKSCGKHFPACGRALSDPHHDLPSSDATLAELLREDVIPYTALMPELDSIMLAHVEFPNIDPDHPASMSKRIITSFLRDQLGFDKHVVLTDDLDMGAITKRYGRGEDVRRAIEAGNDLAMICHQIQTADTAVEALKTLPIHTVDEALKRVTKFRKKLVAPMTFTEKKWQETCDEIAKLSATVPESSVKSGSPVADY
- a CDS encoding phosphatidate cytidylyltransferase — protein: MNLDHQTLWLFGGMIGILTIASIIGGILHARITTLSRRKVVRNLNARIRAWWIMCAVFGTALAIGRLAPVFMFAFTSFLALREFITLTPTRQGDHRALTWAFFLILPLQYWTLASRWYGLFVVLIPVYAFLFIPIRAAIAGETERFLERTSKIQWGLMVCVYFTSYAPALLWFLQIPGYSAENPAQNAKLLFFLVFVTQISDVMQYVFGKLFGKHPIVPKVSPNKTIEGFVGGGLSATLLGAGLWWSTPFTFLQAAGMSAAIVVMGFCGGLVMSAIKRDRGVKDYGASIPGHGGMMDRIDSLCFAAPVFFHLTRWFFT
- a CDS encoding lysophospholipid acyltransferase family protein, encoding MIASAIASFARLFTGARAQWRGCDPDEEKQRIYFANHTSNLDFVLLWASFPDEIRRKTRPIAAQDYWKGDPIRRWLADRVFRAVLIERKKVSRENNPLEPMLTALGQGSSLIIFPEGTRNPSGEMSEFKPGLYHLAKERPEVELVPVFIENLNRVLPKGEFLPVPILCSVNFGKPLQLLPDETKNDFMLRARNAVLALKPL
- a CDS encoding CDP-alcohol phosphatidyltransferase family protein gives rise to the protein MEPAEDRRPLKSRSLGWVQAFARLLVRARVKPNTISAVGIVFAAAAFGVLWWYHHGGLPAWAALVLAALCVQARLMCNMMDGLVAVEGGLKSKGGDLFNEIPDRIEDSMFLVGAGYACGNTTVGWLCALLAVFTAYVRAFGASLGQGQDFGGPCAKPHRMFLLTVGLIAQAVVLLCKQAWPVLEWALWLIAALTAITAVLRIGRMYQKSR